Genomic DNA from Theileria equi strain WA chromosome 4 map unlocalized gcontig_1105316255033, whole genome shotgun sequence:
CTAATAAAACCAATTTTTTACCACTATATAGGTCCGAAACTGATAGATTACAAGAGATGGAACTGAGTACTAGGCTTGACAAGTTAAGCAACGTagttcaacgtgaggaagtCCCTGCtgctgacttatctgaccaagttcctgatacagagtctgaaaCAAGGGAAACCACTGGAACTTCTCCAGGAGAGATAGCAGGTTATGCTGCCACAGGAGGTGTTGTAGCTGCAGAAACCGTAAACTTTGCACTTGACACTGGCTGGAGTGTATTTAGAAGGATAGGTGCTATTTTCAATGCTGCCATATAGCATGACATTtctctcttcttccagttAGTAAAGAACGGTTCTACTTCACCATAGATATTCTGCACTTCTTTCCTAAAGTACTACTAATGCTATGGAGACATGAAGACTACATTCATCACTTCCACACCAACATCTACACTTTCCACAAGCTTAAGGACATCCTCCACTTTTCTACAGGAAAATTACACCAATACATTATATACCTCCTAAAAATTTTTTAGGATGACGAAGACGTTGATAGAATCGACCGGATGATCCAGGAGAGAAATCGCTTTGACGAAATTGTTTCAAGAATACGAACAAAAATTCGACAAGAGAAAAAGGAAAATACTGCAATTCACAAGGCAATGATTCCAAGTATAAGTGGTGTTGTGGTCGATCCTATTCGCAAGCATGTAATGCGTAGAGCGGCTAGAATAGGAACACTTTTGCATACACACATTGAGCAGATTTTTACAGCGAATAATCCGGAATTCTTGTACTCTATGCTAAACGGTGCCTCAATTACAATCAACCACGTGGAAATGGCAACTAGCAAGTCGGTAGTAAAGTGCTTTTACACAATATTGAGTGAGCATGATAGCCGAGAAATTCAGCCTCTTTTGGATAAGGCGGCACCTCGTGTTCGATTCTTGATCGCAAGGAAACTGGAGCTAGGGTATACTCCACCAGTCCGCTTCATAGAGTATAGAAAGCGATCTGCTATAAAGGACCTCCAAAAGACGGTagatacacatttcttAACACCAATGGAAGGTAAAATTGGAAAGTCAAACTCTAGCCAAACCCGGACTGCAGATAAAGGTCTggaaaataaaatacaaaatgaaACTCTTTCCACTATGTCAGAAGATACACTTTTGGAAATGCAAGGAACTTTTCACCGGCGTTATTCGGGATTTGGTTAATTTGTCATGTCAATATGCATTTTGCGTTGGCAAATGCCATTGTTGTTCTAATGATGATTACCACTCTGTTCATCATGCTGCTATAGATTCCATACTAACTCTGAATTCTTCCACCTATAAACGTACCTATACAAGAAGATAGAAGCGTTACAAATTACTTCATTTTACCGACACAATCGTTGCCataactgcattaatgagAAATAAAATACTAGGAGTGCTCATTCAACCATTCAATTATATGTGGAATTATGGCACAAAGCGACTGATGGTTGCCACAATGTAGTTAAAACATGATTTGTTAAACAAGAAAATCCCTTTTTGGGTACAATGATTTGTGATTTATCACAAAGTCTTTATTTGATCTTTAAACCAAACTTTATTTTATCCAAGGATCTAATATTGACATTAGAGCGTAAGTGattattcaccatttacCATTCCTAAGATTTTTTTTAATTACGTGATCCTAAGAGGAATTTCATAAATGCACCCCGTTTTGACGAATTCTTACTATCATTTGAACCGTCTGCAGTATTGTTACTTTCCTCATTTTTGTCTGAAGATGATACGCTAGATTTTGCAGAAGATAGAAGGTTTGTAATATTGCTCATTGTTCCAGGAGTTGATTCTGAAGCCTCTGGcaattcttcttcacccttTAGTTCATCATCAGGTTTTGAAGGTTCAAATGGATTCGTACTTTCTACAGTTGAGCCATTCTGCGGTTCACTGACAGAACCTTCATTGGATTGTGTGTCCGAGACACCACTTTGCTCTTTATCTTCCTGAGTGGATGGTGTTGAATCTGATACTCCTGTGGTATTATTATCCTCTGCTGTTTTTAATGTAAAATCTGGAATTTCTTGTTCACCCTTCATCATTTCCTTCGCCTTGTCACTAAATCCGTCTGTGGAAACTTCATTAGATTGTCCATCAGTAGAACTCTCCGATGAACCTGCTCCATTCTCATCCAGTTTGGAAGGGTCAACAGGGGTTTTATCCGAGGATATGGAAGATTCGGAATTAGGTTCCTCTAAAGCTGCATTTTCTGAAGGCGTGCTTGGTTCAGAGTTCTGAATTACATCCTCAGTGGCGGAAATTGgttctttatattctctatcatcttccttttccaatTCAACTTCCCCTTCCGAGGCTTCTCTCACAGTATCATCAGTGGTTTTAGCAGAATCTGCATCGACTATATCATTACCTTCAGAATTATTTGTCATAGGGTCTTGATCTTCAGGGATGTTTAGAGATTGGGAACTTGTCTGTGTATCATAAGATCCTTGTTGATTTGTTTGTCCACTCTGAGCCCCTAGATCACTTTGTCCAGATTCAGAGAATCCTACATATGTAGACTCTTGTTCAGTGGCCTCAGTATCTGGTACGGAAGATATTTCAGGATCCTTACATTCTTCGGAAATGTGCTCAGATTCATTGTCCTCTACTTTTCCAACATTCACAGAATCGTTTGATGTAACTGTCGAGTCAGCGCCCTCCGCTTCACCTGCCAGTAATGGCTCATGTTCAGAGATTTCAGGCTCTTGAGACGGTCCATCTACCATGGCCTGAAACTTCCTATGAAACTCATCTTCAGTGATGTGCTTCCATTCACCGTCAGAAAACTCAAAGGAAGCATCATCCgttttatcatttttcttcttggTTATAGAGAGGATTctttcttcatccttggTGTAAACGTCACAGGATAGGCATCTCTCATCTGTGCCTTCAGAGGCTTTCCAGAGGGACTCATCACCATCCTTGACCTCAGTAGCGTAATAACCTGGTTTGGGAGAATATGAGCGAGTAGGAACCCCAAGGAAATTTACACTAAAGATCCTGCATTTTTTGGTgtcttcatccttcttcaaGTCTATAACAAAGTCCCCCTTCCTTTCCACAGGAACCTTGAGCGGATTTATCTTTATGCTGATATCACCCTTGAATTCTGACCATCCGTAGACCCTACCTGTTGTGTAATTTACGCACTTTACACCTGAGGAATCCCTCTTCCAGACTCTAACAAAGCCTGGTTTACCGTCCTTATTAAGATATGCCTTGGCGTATTCCAAGACTTCTCCGGTTTTACCTGTCCATACGCTCCTACTCTCTGATATTTTCGTCACTATCACACCCTCTTGTGGAAGGACCAGTTTAATGTGATTTTCATCATGGTAGTATTCAAAGGACTGATAGATTGAATCATCAGGTTTTGTTAACTTCAACGTTGTTGATACTGTACTGGTCGTGGAAGCTGTGCCCAAGGTAGAATCTCTACGGTTTTGTCTCCTGGAACTGATTGATGTTCTGCTTCCTCTACATCAAATAGGGATCCGTCCACCTTGTCATCTCCACCGTAACACAATCTCACCAGGTATACTGTCCACAGCAATGCCAAGATCCTCATCCTGCAATACCAATACCAGGAAAGTAAAGAAAGAATAAGACAAGGGATGGGGTACTGGAAAACTCCtctcttccattctcttcctcctgTGCCTATACCTACCCATACCCTATAATCTGCACTAGGTTCTCAGAATAAAATGTGGTTAGTCTATGGAGCCTTCAGTTGTTGATTATGTGTGGTAGAGGCTCACACAAGGGATCCTTCCTAGGAACACTCAATGACTAAAGACTCCTCTTATTTCCTCTCTTTTCCAAGAGTCATAGGTAACTTAACGATAATAGCCCGGAATAATCACATACATATATTCTATTTGTCACAGAACAGCAGACCTATTGTTGGCAGTTGCCAAAGAATCTGGCAGTTTGTGTCTACCATCTATACATTCTTCTGATAGTCCACCTATCCATACTCATCATTTCTATAGGACTAGGGTTGTTTTAGCTTCTCTCCGGTGGAGGTCTTTGAGGAAGAATCAGAGATATCAGCTCTTCCCTTTCCTTTCTTTATCTCATCAGTAACATCTTTCCATGTTCCAGCAACTTTTTTAAAGTTCCTGGTATGAGTCCCATTACCATCGCTTATATCAATAACTAAGAAAACGGATCCTTCTTTTGTATAAGATCTTGCCTCTATACACTTTTGATCCCCGGCAGCCGTCCATATGGTAACGTTACTGTCAACAATGGATCCTATATTACCGTTCTTTGGAGAGTGTTTCTTGCGTTCTACTCCATTGTTATGCGTTGTCGTTGTATCTATCCTTGTTTCATCAGGTTTTGAAAGATCTAAAGTAACAGGAATGGCATGTTTACACTTCTCATTTAGCTCAccaaattttgtattatgTGTACTCTCATTACCATCCTTCCACTCTTTACCGTCATGATATCTATATACTGTTGattctttaccattttcTTTGGTGACAAGTACTGCAAGAGTAGGCTTCTCTCCATCAAAGTACAGTACTGCTGAGAGACATGTTTTCTTCTTATCTTCCCAAACTACGTCAGATCCATAGGCAAGCTTGTTAGTAGAGGTACCCTCCTTTGGTATTAGTTTGAGAACCTTGACACTACCCTCAAGGGACTCCTCAGTATCGAAGAGGGATGTGTCTACCTCAGTACAGCTCGAAAGTCTCACCAGAAGCGCTAGTGAGAGCACATACAGGAACTTCATCCTTAAACAGTTTAATCTGAAATCATGCAAGTGTGTTATTCTTCCTACTGGATGGGGTAAGGAATAGGATGATtaaaaggaagaagctGTATAGAGAGCAATTTTAGACTTATGCCTTACCTTTTATAGCCAACAATAGCACTGATTTTGCCTCAACGGTTGGTACCTGGACAGGGTCACACGGGAGAAATGAATAGCAGAAACATGCCCGGTAAACTCATGAATAACCCACTTTGCTTCCATAACAGTCTCCATACTTGATGAGACGGAACTGGTGGTAAGTTTATGGGCAAAAAATGTTCTCTATAGATGCCAAGTTTCTGCTTTGCATATGGAAGCCTTCTTCTCAGGTCTTCTTCCCTTGACCATATGGCACTATGCTAGCCTCCCATACTTCTCTATTCGCTACGCTCATGGAGTTTACATCTACCACCCATTTCCAGAGCTGCCATTCCTGCCACCTGCATCCATGTAGTCTCCACAGATAACTAGAGTGTAAACAAACTATGGCACTTTTTAAAGACAGCAACACAATGTGGCCATGCTACAACTGTATTCTAATGACTCTGATTCTGGAGAAAATTACTCCAACTAAACTTCCCACTGACAAATTTAATAGGTGATGACCTTGAATTGGCTTGGAAGGTCTGCAACTACTTCCCACCTTCCGTCCCTTTTCTCAAAGCACAATTCAGATGACCCGGAAGGGTTCAATATTGTGAGATGGAGGTGGACTTTTCCGTGATCCACGGCTGCGTAAATTACCTTTTCACCCTCCTTTCCCTCCCAGAGGGTAACTCCACCGTCAACAACCTTGACGACCTTGCCGAGGAAGCTCGAGAAGAAGAGGTCGTATGGGAGTCCCATATTTATGCCATTGAAGAGGAACACGTGCGTATATTCGCTCTTTGAAAGGTCAACTGTGGTGACCTGGGCGTCCTTTGG
This window encodes:
- a CDS encoding signal peptide containing protein (encoded by transcript BEWA_013540A), whose product is MKFLYVLSLALLVRLSSCTEVDTSLFDTEESLEGSVKVLKLIPKEGTSTNKLAYGSDVVWEDKKKTCLSAVLYFDGEKPTLAVLVTKENGKESTVYRYHDGKEWKDGNESTHNTKFGELNEKCKHAIPVTLDLSKPDETRIDTTTTHNNGVERKKHSPKNGNIGSIVDSNVTIWTAAGDQKCIEARSYTKEGSVFLVIDISDGNGTHTRNFKKVAGTWKDVTDEIKKGKGRADISDSSSKTSTGEKLKQP
- a CDS encoding conserved hypothetical protein (encoded by transcript BEWA_013520A); protein product: MFSQIRAFSRLSQNRIAQQNVKGFKNLYDLESLEIAKVFSEKIKGDKKVVNKNGEPESTSFPSVKEKRRGARVVKNESLQDYNFAEVVEPKEPPFESLKKNPLYHDLTHVELQQIQELQARSRIGNPYNALNKNKVIMDPVRDAKALVKEFKYEDDEDVDRIDRMIQERNRFDEIVSRIRTKIRQEKKENTAIHKAMIPSISGVVVDPIRKHVMRRAARIGTLLHTHIEQIFTANNPEFLYSMLNGASITINHVEMATSKSVVKCFYTILSEHDSREIQPLLDKAAPRVRFLIARKLELGYTPPVRFIEYRKRSAIKDLQKTVDTHFLTPMEGKIGKSNSSQTRTADKGLENKIQNETLSTMSEDTLLEMQGTFHRRYSGFG
- a CDS encoding conserved hypothetical protein (encoded by transcript BEWA_013530A); translated protein: MRILALLWTVYLVRLCYGGDDKVDGSLFDVEEAEHQSVPGDKTVEILPWAQLPRPSFEYYHDENHIKLVLPQEGVIVTKISESRSVWTGKTGEVLEYAKAYLNKDGKPGFVRVWKRDSSGVKCVNYTTGRVYGWSEFKGDISIKINPLKVPVERKGDFVIDLKKDEDTKKCRIFSVNFLGVPTRSYSPKPGYYATEVKDGDESLWKASEGTDERCLSCDVYTKDEERILSITKKKNDKTDDASFEFSDGEWKHITEDEFHRKFQAMVDGPSQEPEISEHEPLLAGEAEGADSTVTSNDSVNVGKVEDNESEHISEECKDPEISSVPDTEATEQESTYVGFSESGQSDLGAQSGQTNQQGSYDTQTSSQSLNIPEDQDPMTNNSEGNDIVDADSAKTTDDTVREASEGEVELEKEDDREYKEPISATEDVIQNSEPSTPSENAALEEPNSESSISSDKTPVDPSKLDENGAGSSESSTDGQSNEVSTDGFSDKAKEMMKGEQEIPDFTLKTAEDNNTTGVSDSTPSTQEDKEQSGVSDTQSNEGSVSEPQNGSTVESTNPFEPSKPDDELKGEEELPEASESTPGTMSNITNLLSSAKSSVSSSDKNEESNNTADGSNDSKNSSKRGAFMKFLLGSRN